A genomic stretch from Scomber scombrus chromosome 8, fScoSco1.1, whole genome shotgun sequence includes:
- the mrpl54 gene encoding large ribosomal subunit protein mL54 — MSGYSLFRIALSTQCNAATLLCRTNILNRLQTCGYAKKVAAKSKAKGMAKEAPKGPEVCKDPVRLTSYAVGVNIFKQGEDPKLKPPQEYPEWLFQLNLGKPKDVHDLETDTWEYWKRLRKGNMLRHNRLHKGKKF, encoded by the exons atgtctggGTATAGTTTGTTTAGGATAGCATTGTCAACACAATGCAACGCTGCAACATTGCTCTGCAGGACGAACATATTGAACAGACTGCAGACGTGCGGATATGCGAAAAAAGTTG CGGCCAAAAGCAAAGCTAAAGGCATGGCGAAGGAGGCACCAAAAGGTCCTGAGGTGTGTAAAGACCCTGTCAGACTTACATCTTATGCAGTAGGGGTCAACATCTTCAAGCAAGGAGAAGACCCCAAACTAAAGCCCCCTCAGGAGTATCCGGAGTG GTTGTTCCAGTTGAATCTGGGAAAGCCCAAAGACGTGCATGACTTGGAGACAGACACCTGGGAGTACTGGAAGCGTCTGAGGAAGGGAAACATGTTGCGTCACAACAGACTACACAAAGGGAAGAAGTTTTAG